One part of the Halobacteria archaeon AArc-dxtr1 genome encodes these proteins:
- a CDS encoding polysaccharide deacetylase family protein, translating into MTVEEIDIRHEDGTLTFVAIDENGDETAADIDVGALIADELQSDLNVGGNELRNARSVETTGLHSVSPGIRSGTRGFGYYNRELRSLALNQRRSTHQKPVFHWQLDDGYDSVYEHRGVWDENDVKPSIAVNPGSMGDPGRLTWDQTAELYELGWEVANHGQDHDSLAELDPAEMEAEVVDAILELNEHGIDHRHYVYSHGHTGGRLGKNIVSELYPVGWGVIDHYLADWTPFDAHRVSADGWKSVEAIKSSIDSAIEANTGMVLLGHVVVDGDTDEGGTLELSTGRIEEITQYVREQGGEWTDRLDDVLRHSEPPLESQTAVRAELTADQSSEAGQWIEQLPFDTVSKDNLEEWDTSNHDFVPEDTGDYLVDISAMFTTEDDDQLRLEWQGDGATDTLIDARASASGGVETVVSSSKRVRMTADERYSARVRTESSAGTLEGVPEATYVTITRVE; encoded by the coding sequence ATGACCGTCGAAGAGATCGATATTCGCCACGAGGACGGGACGCTCACGTTCGTCGCGATCGACGAGAACGGAGACGAAACCGCGGCCGACATCGACGTCGGCGCACTCATCGCTGACGAACTTCAGAGCGACCTCAACGTGGGTGGGAACGAGCTTCGAAACGCCCGGTCGGTAGAGACGACCGGCCTGCACAGCGTGTCACCGGGAATCCGTTCGGGGACGCGTGGATTTGGGTACTACAACAGGGAGTTACGCTCGCTCGCACTCAATCAGCGACGGTCGACACACCAGAAGCCGGTGTTCCACTGGCAGCTAGATGATGGGTATGACTCGGTGTACGAGCATCGAGGCGTTTGGGACGAAAACGACGTGAAACCGTCCATCGCTGTCAATCCGGGATCGATGGGTGATCCCGGTCGACTGACCTGGGACCAGACCGCTGAACTCTACGAGCTCGGGTGGGAGGTCGCAAATCACGGACAGGACCACGACTCTTTAGCTGAACTCGATCCCGCGGAGATGGAGGCAGAGGTCGTCGACGCAATTCTCGAGCTAAACGAACACGGGATTGACCATCGACACTACGTCTACAGTCACGGTCACACCGGCGGGCGTCTCGGGAAAAATATCGTCTCGGAGCTGTATCCAGTCGGATGGGGAGTTATCGATCACTACCTTGCAGACTGGACCCCATTCGATGCACACAGGGTGAGTGCAGATGGGTGGAAATCCGTCGAGGCAATAAAAAGCAGCATCGACAGTGCGATAGAAGCGAACACCGGAATGGTCCTGCTCGGACACGTCGTCGTCGACGGAGATACTGACGAAGGGGGGACCCTCGAGCTGTCTACCGGTCGGATCGAAGAGATCACGCAGTACGTTCGAGAGCAGGGCGGTGAGTGGACTGATCGACTCGACGACGTTTTGCGACATTCGGAGCCGCCGTTAGAGAGTCAGACCGCTGTCCGGGCAGAGCTAACGGCCGACCAGTCTTCTGAAGCCGGCCAGTGGATCGAACAGCTCCCGTTCGACACCGTATCAAAAGACAACCTCGAGGAGTGGGATACTTCGAACCACGACTTCGTCCCGGAAGACACGGGAGACTATCTAGTCGATATCTCGGCCATGTTCACGACCGAGGACGACGACCAACTGCGACTTGAGTGGCAGGGCGACGGCGCTACCGATACGCTGATAGACGCGCGGGCGTCGGCCTCCGGCGGCGTGGAAACTGTCGTCTCGTCGTCGAAACGAGTTCGAATGACGGCTGACGAACGGTACTCCGCTCGAGTTCGGACTGAATCGAGCGCCGGGACACTGGAAGGGGTCCCCGAGGCGACCTACGTTACGATAACGCGCGTCGAGTAG
- a CDS encoding DUF4127 family protein — MRLRNTDRQTETSENHRRRFLRLLGAASAGTVAAGCLSDLEDDDTDNGNGDDDTSNGTENGLGNGNGESNLIEDTLAIVPLDDRPANIYFPEMTAATADVETRFPPEDQIGFFETPGNGDEIGEWLLSVDDVDGFIISVDMLVYGGLIASRVPEMSQEEAMSNVEVLSELRDEHPDATILVYDTIQRLAPTFLGSDDFDESLLQEWATLVDRVENLGEEEYADDLEDVEEQLPDEVIEDYLDSRERNHEVNRYVIEQLADDKIDYLILGQDDADEVGLHRPEREELLDLIGDLGVDDRVEVFPGADENDTTFVARYVTELFDLTPRVSVEYSGVHGEDWIPVYEDIPYDENIAKHLEVSGAQVVESDPDIHLMVNTPTQEGESRADELDAFVSDIATHLENDDPVIVLDAVEVNAADPELTERMEAEIAVSQLLAFSAWNTAGNALGIATGHGLSRWAFLQESGDYPDVTDLHDPAEAHVNYLLHRLTKDDYWKNVVQPDAYAEGWSMDANVYDLEPDEVEVLEAFVQDELGPFVETYAEDHFVGEPVEFGYSDGELKHGTIDELSTLEISLPWPRLFETILEPELDVSLPE; from the coding sequence ATGCGATTGAGAAATACCGATCGTCAGACGGAGACGTCCGAAAACCATCGAAGAAGATTTCTTCGGTTGTTGGGTGCAGCCAGCGCGGGTACCGTTGCTGCGGGATGTCTCTCCGATCTGGAGGACGATGACACCGATAACGGGAATGGTGACGATGACACTAGCAACGGGACGGAAAACGGTCTGGGCAACGGAAACGGTGAATCCAACCTTATCGAGGATACGCTAGCGATCGTTCCACTCGACGATCGACCCGCGAACATCTATTTTCCCGAGATGACAGCTGCCACGGCTGACGTAGAGACTCGATTTCCACCCGAGGATCAAATCGGCTTCTTCGAAACGCCGGGGAACGGAGACGAGATCGGAGAGTGGCTGCTCTCGGTAGATGACGTCGACGGCTTCATCATCTCTGTCGATATGCTCGTCTACGGCGGATTGATAGCTTCCCGCGTCCCGGAGATGTCCCAAGAGGAGGCGATGTCGAACGTCGAAGTGTTATCCGAACTGCGCGACGAGCACCCGGATGCGACAATACTCGTATACGACACGATTCAGCGGTTAGCGCCGACATTCCTCGGGAGTGATGACTTCGACGAAAGTCTGCTTCAAGAGTGGGCGACGCTCGTCGATCGCGTCGAAAACCTCGGCGAAGAAGAGTACGCCGACGACCTCGAGGACGTCGAAGAACAGCTCCCAGACGAAGTCATCGAGGACTATCTGGACTCCCGTGAGCGCAACCACGAGGTCAATCGGTACGTGATAGAACAACTGGCTGATGACAAGATCGATTATCTCATTCTCGGTCAGGACGACGCCGACGAGGTGGGCCTTCACCGACCTGAACGCGAAGAACTGCTCGATTTAATCGGCGACCTCGGCGTCGACGACCGCGTTGAGGTCTTCCCGGGTGCGGACGAAAACGACACCACGTTCGTTGCTCGATACGTCACGGAGCTGTTCGATCTAACGCCTCGCGTGTCAGTAGAGTATTCCGGCGTGCACGGCGAAGACTGGATCCCGGTGTACGAAGATATTCCGTACGACGAGAACATCGCCAAACATCTGGAAGTCTCGGGCGCTCAGGTCGTCGAATCGGACCCTGATATCCACCTCATGGTCAACACACCCACTCAAGAGGGTGAAAGCCGGGCAGACGAGCTAGACGCGTTCGTTTCTGACATCGCCACACACCTCGAAAACGACGATCCAGTCATCGTATTGGATGCAGTTGAGGTGAACGCGGCCGATCCAGAGTTGACCGAACGGATGGAAGCCGAGATAGCCGTCTCCCAGCTGCTCGCCTTCTCTGCGTGGAACACCGCCGGCAATGCGCTTGGAATTGCGACGGGCCACGGCCTCTCCCGATGGGCATTTCTCCAGGAAAGTGGCGACTACCCCGACGTTACCGATCTCCACGACCCTGCCGAGGCACACGTCAACTATCTACTGCACAGACTCACGAAGGACGATTACTGGAAGAACGTCGTCCAGCCGGACGCGTACGCAGAGGGGTGGTCGATGGACGCTAACGTGTACGACTTAGAACCCGACGAAGTGGAGGTACTCGAAGCGTTCGTCCAAGACGAACTGGGACCGTTCGTCGAGACGTACGCCGAGGATCACTTTGTCGGCGAGCCAGTCGAGTTCGGATACTCGGATGGCGAACTGAAACACGGAACGATCGACGAACTCTCAACTCTCGAAATATCGCTTCCGTGGCCGCGATTGTTCGAAACGATACTCGAACCGGAACTCGACGTCAGTTTGCCCGAGTAG
- a CDS encoding NEW3 domain-containing protein: MSDEQHEHCEVGEKYRRRFLKGVGAVGATGVFAGCLSDGDDADDTGDDPGDDTGDDTGDDDPADPMEFGVIDVQPGDHTVTRTDPFEATATVENSGGQEGEQDIELRIDGDDISVQSLSLDVGGADQVTFDAVDTEAYDPGNYVYEVATDDDSEDATLTIDAILGDDPDPLIDFDTEVVSVEPGSQTVTATLENPYSVAVEGGDLSLSMPDGWEIADESGTSFDTLDSGATQVVEWELSVPDEPGSEFQLTGTVSYASFGEEADVEFEQAIFISAEAPEGVSYLWEMSDGEGDATTDAVSGTEMTLNGPRWQSGDGVGDHYLEFGEYEELYDGSGDFGAVDYQDDFDGLDAITVNFWLRTDNENPWGPPNVLGVNQEGGTTSPEGLAWLFYQLSGEGDLKFVVSDGEDVSIASVEEPSAYADGAWHMVTGVWDGDAETIQFYLDGELVEEESAVAEMDTVEQELAIGATQGGHMPFADDLDHVEIAPDTVWGPDQIADRYDELEEHYETEPPAPDAPEGVAYQWEVSEGEGDVTVDSVSETEMELEGATWQSDDGVGGHYLEFGDYDDISDGSGDYGSVEYQSDFDGLDAITVNFWIRTDTEPWFGQPNVVGVNAEGGTTSAEDLAWLFYQDHDEGGLDFVVSDGEDESIAGTSAAYADDEWHMVTGVWDGDAETIEFYLDGEQVEEASAVAEMDTVEQELAIGATQGGHMPFDDDLDHVEVAPDTVWDADQIADRYDELQENY, translated from the coding sequence ATGAGTGACGAGCAGCACGAGCACTGTGAAGTTGGCGAGAAGTATCGACGACGGTTTCTAAAAGGAGTTGGTGCAGTGGGGGCGACTGGCGTCTTCGCCGGCTGTCTCAGCGATGGCGATGACGCCGACGACACTGGTGATGACCCCGGTGACGATACTGGCGACGACACCGGCGACGACGACCCGGCCGACCCCATGGAGTTCGGGGTAATCGACGTCCAACCGGGCGATCATACCGTGACCCGTACCGATCCGTTCGAGGCCACTGCCACCGTCGAAAACAGCGGTGGACAGGAAGGAGAACAAGATATCGAACTCCGCATCGACGGCGACGACATCAGCGTTCAATCGCTCTCGCTAGACGTCGGCGGCGCCGACCAGGTCACCTTCGACGCCGTCGACACCGAGGCGTACGATCCTGGCAACTACGTGTACGAAGTCGCCACCGACGATGATTCCGAGGACGCCACCCTCACTATCGATGCAATCCTCGGCGACGATCCCGACCCCTTGATCGATTTCGATACGGAGGTCGTTTCAGTCGAACCGGGATCACAGACAGTTACCGCGACCCTCGAAAATCCGTACAGTGTCGCCGTCGAAGGCGGGGACCTGTCTCTCAGCATGCCGGACGGATGGGAGATCGCAGATGAGAGTGGCACCTCGTTCGACACCCTCGATAGCGGTGCCACACAGGTCGTCGAGTGGGAACTCTCCGTCCCCGACGAACCTGGAAGCGAGTTCCAGCTCACAGGTACCGTCAGTTACGCCTCCTTCGGGGAAGAGGCAGATGTGGAATTCGAGCAGGCGATCTTCATCTCGGCAGAGGCTCCCGAGGGGGTCTCCTACCTGTGGGAGATGAGTGACGGTGAGGGAGACGCCACCACCGATGCGGTCTCGGGGACGGAGATGACGCTCAACGGACCGCGGTGGCAGAGTGGCGATGGCGTCGGCGACCACTACCTCGAGTTCGGCGAGTACGAGGAACTGTACGACGGGAGCGGTGATTTCGGTGCTGTCGACTACCAAGATGATTTCGACGGTCTGGATGCGATCACCGTCAACTTCTGGCTCAGAACCGACAACGAAAACCCCTGGGGCCCACCGAACGTCCTCGGAGTGAATCAAGAGGGAGGGACGACGTCCCCAGAAGGGCTAGCCTGGTTGTTCTACCAGCTATCCGGAGAAGGGGATCTCAAATTCGTTGTCAGTGATGGTGAGGACGTATCGATCGCTTCGGTCGAAGAGCCGTCGGCGTACGCCGACGGCGCCTGGCACATGGTCACCGGCGTCTGGGACGGCGATGCCGAAACCATCCAGTTCTACCTCGACGGCGAACTCGTCGAGGAAGAATCGGCCGTCGCCGAGATGGACACCGTCGAACAAGAACTGGCCATCGGTGCCACCCAGGGCGGACATATGCCCTTCGCCGACGATCTCGATCACGTCGAAATCGCTCCCGACACCGTCTGGGGCCCCGACCAAATCGCCGACCGCTACGACGAACTCGAAGAACACTACGAGACGGAGCCGCCGGCACCGGATGCTCCTGAGGGCGTCGCTTACCAGTGGGAGGTAAGCGAGGGTGAGGGTGACGTTACAGTTGACTCTGTGTCGGAAACAGAGATGGAACTGGAGGGTGCAACCTGGCAAAGTGACGACGGTGTCGGTGGTCACTACCTCGAATTCGGCGACTACGACGACATCAGCGACGGGAGCGGTGACTATGGTTCTGTCGAGTACCAGAGTGATTTCGACGGTCTGGATGCGATCACCGTCAACTTCTGGATCAGAACCGACACTGAACCTTGGTTCGGCCAGCCAAACGTGGTCGGAGTGAACGCGGAGGGCGGAACGACGTCCGCAGAAGACTTAGCCTGGCTATTCTACCAAGACCACGATGAGGGCGGACTCGACTTTGTCGTCAGCGATGGTGAAGATGAGTCGATCGCAGGCACGTCAGCCGCGTATGCTGACGATGAATGGCATATGGTAACTGGCGTCTGGGACGGCGATGCGGAGACGATCGAGTTCTATCTCGACGGTGAACAGGTCGAGGAAGCGTCGGCCGTCGCGGAGATGGACACGGTCGAACAGGAACTGGCTATCGGCGCCACCCAAGGCGGACACATGCCGTTCGACGACGACCTTGACCACGTCGAAGTTGCCCCGGACACTGTCTGGGACGCCGACCAGATTGCCGACCGCTACGACGAACTTCAGGAGAATTACTGA